A region of Hoplias malabaricus isolate fHopMal1 chromosome 12, fHopMal1.hap1, whole genome shotgun sequence DNA encodes the following proteins:
- the cdca7a gene encoding cell division cycle-associated protein 7a, producing the protein MRSKRQQPPAPTRMNLRSYRNSAVLPIETSSSSASSSDDSCDSFGSDGFATTKRPLRQTRSSTMGGKLLEAPSVAEEEACSGFEENDFSNEMSAMKMDSDSDVSDSQKRPRRSFTLKVAMKFPAKKANQKKTTSAEDAPKSEIRGCESDDEENFVAKRALNIKENKAMLAKLMAELNKVPGLFPKMSVPMTNTPRRVPRRSLGMPGVQRKNPERLSRPHTRSRSLVDGPPSPPPEEEAEDKFGLVRRSRYSEDDDYEPEPRRRRTYNGVLAIPHVVRPVEEITEAELNNICFNVREKVYNRSTGSTCHQCRQKTTDTKTNCRNPDCVGVRGQFCGPCLRNRYGEEVKDALLNPEWHCPPCRGICNCSFCRAREGRCATGVLVYLAKYHGYDNVHAYLNSLRKELEQSE; encoded by the exons ATGCGCTCCAAG AGACAACAGCCCCCTGCCCCCACCAGAATGAACCTAAGGAGTTACAGAAACTCTGCTGTCTTGCCCATAGAGACCTCCTCTTCTTCCGCCTCTTCCTCAGATGACAGCTGTGACAGCTTCGGCTCAGATGGCTTTGCAACTACG AAGAGACCTCTCAGACAAACTAGAAGCTCAACTATGGGCGGGAAATTGTTAGAAGCCCCCTCTGTGGCCGAGGAGGAAGCTTGTAGTGGCTTTGAGGAGAATGACTTCAGTAATGAGATGAGTGCTATG AAAATGGATTCCGACTCGGATGTTTCAGATTCCCAGAAGAGACCTCGACGCTCCTTTACACTCAAAGTAGCCATGAAGTTCCCTGCCAAAAAAGCCAATCAGAAAAAGACGACCAGTGCTGAGGATGCTCCTAAATCTGAAATCAGAGGATGTGAATCAGATGATGAGGAAAACTTTGTTGCGAAGAGAGCACTTAATATTAAAGAGAATAAAGCTATG CTGGCTAAGCTAATGGCAGAGTTGAACAAAGTTCCTGGTCTCTTCCCTAAGATGTCTGTACCCATGACCAATACA CCTCGTCGTGTTCCTCGCCGTTCTTTGGGCATGCCTGGAGTTCAGAGGAAGAACCCTGAACGTTTGTCGCGTCCTCACACTCGTTCACGCTCACTGGTGGATGGTCCCCCTTCTCCCCCGCCTGAGGAAGAGGCCGAGGACAAATTCGGTCTAGTGCGAAGGAGCAGATACAGCGAGGATGATGATTATGAACCG GAACCACGTCGTCGACGCACCTACAACGGTGTTCTTGCCATCCCTCACGTGGTGCGACCTGTGGAGGAGATTACAGAGGCCGAGCTTAACAATATTTGCTTCAACGTCCGAGAGAAGGTCTACAACCGCAGCACT GGTTCCACCTGTCACCAATGCCGTCAGAAGACAACAGATACCAAGACAAACTGCCGGAACCCTGATTGTGTGGGTGTCCGGGGTCAGTTCTGTGGACCCTGTCTGCGGAATCGTTATGGAGAGGAAGTTAAGGATGCTCTGCTAAACCCG GAGTGGCACTGCCCCCCATGCAGAGGCATTTGTAACTGCAGCTTCTGCAGGGCCAGAGAGGGCCGGTGTGCTACTGGTGTGCTGGTCTATCTGGCAAAGTATCACGGCTATGACAACGTTCACGCTTACCTGAACAG TCTGAGAAAGGAGCTGGAGCAGAGTGAGTGA